One window from the genome of Sphingomonas lacunae encodes:
- a CDS encoding NAD(P)H-hydrate dehydratase, which translates to MNRPHPILTAAAMREAEQAAALAGTPLDRLMDRAGHALARLAFRMAAGRPVHILAGPGNNGGDGYVAAHYLAAMGATVTVSGHAAPVTDLARQAAARWGRGTDSLDRAPVATAVLVDCLFGTGLNRPLDQYLSGALSRHAASAARIIAADVPSGLATDSGADLGCPIHADVTLAFGALKPAHLLFPGASRMGRVMLDDLGLTITSHQTTAVMPFLPEPGFASHKYARGLVAVVAGKMAGAAELAARAALRSGAGYVRLIGSALPPSPPLAIVRQGWRDGAAILDDRIGAILVGCGLGQGEDAHARLDAARATGKPLVVDADALGLLGETRFDQPAILTPHAGEFARMGGAVVPDKISATVQLADRYNAVLVHKGPDTVIATPDGRVAIASPGNSWLSTAGTGDVLAGIAAAMLARGLPAFEAAQAAVMLQQRAAERSEKGFVADDLVKGSLWP; encoded by the coding sequence GTGAACCGGCCCCATCCCATATTGACCGCCGCCGCCATGCGCGAAGCCGAACAGGCTGCTGCCCTCGCTGGCACGCCGCTTGACAGGTTGATGGATCGTGCCGGCCATGCGCTGGCCCGGCTCGCTTTCCGCATGGCCGCCGGTCGCCCGGTGCACATCCTTGCCGGACCCGGCAACAATGGTGGTGATGGTTATGTCGCCGCTCATTATCTGGCGGCAATGGGCGCCACGGTCACCGTCAGCGGGCACGCCGCGCCGGTCACCGATCTTGCAAGACAGGCGGCGGCACGCTGGGGCAGGGGAACCGACAGCCTCGATCGCGCGCCTGTCGCCACCGCTGTTCTTGTCGATTGCCTGTTCGGCACTGGTCTCAACCGACCGCTTGATCAGTATCTGTCCGGTGCCCTGTCTCGTCATGCCGCCAGCGCAGCGCGTATTATCGCCGCTGATGTGCCGAGCGGCCTCGCCACCGACAGCGGGGCAGACCTTGGCTGCCCGATCCATGCCGATGTCACGCTCGCATTTGGCGCTCTAAAGCCCGCGCACCTGCTGTTTCCGGGTGCGTCGCGCATGGGCAGGGTCATGCTTGATGATCTCGGCCTGACGATCACGAGCCACCAGACCACAGCCGTCATGCCCTTCCTTCCAGAGCCCGGTTTTGCCTCGCACAAATATGCGCGCGGCCTCGTAGCGGTGGTCGCCGGAAAAATGGCGGGAGCCGCCGAACTCGCCGCACGGGCCGCCTTGCGCTCTGGCGCTGGCTATGTCCGGCTGATCGGTTCCGCCCTGCCACCATCGCCTCCGCTGGCCATTGTCCGCCAGGGTTGGCGGGACGGCGCGGCTATCCTTGATGATCGGATCGGTGCCATCCTTGTCGGCTGTGGTCTGGGGCAGGGTGAGGATGCACATGCCCGCCTCGATGCGGCCCGCGCCACCGGCAAGCCGCTCGTCGTGGATGCCGATGCGCTGGGCCTGCTCGGCGAAACCCGCTTCGACCAACCGGCTATCCTGACTCCCCATGCCGGCGAATTTGCCCGGATGGGCGGGGCAGTGGTTCCGGACAAAATCAGCGCCACAGTTCAGCTGGCGGACCGCTACAATGCCGTCCTTGTCCACAAGGGGCCGGATACTGTGATCGCCACGCCTGATGGCCGGGTGGCCATCGCCTCGCCGGGCAACAGCTGGTTGTCCACCGCCGGCACGGGTGATGTACTCGCTGGCATTGCAGCTGCCATGCTCGCTCGCGGCCTCCCCGCCTTTGAAGCGGCCCAGGCGGCGGTCATGTTGCAACAGCGCGCCGCTGAACGATCTGAAAAAGGATTTGTTGCTGATGATCTTGTCAAAGGATCGCTCTGGCCATGA
- a CDS encoding class I SAM-dependent RNA methyltransferase: MTVDPSLILRLAGRGDGVTADGRHVPLAAPGDSIGADGTIFAGPHHQTPPCRHYPRCGGCQLQHVDDDSYAKFLRDRVAAALTAQKLPVPDILEPHLSPPNSRRRATLKAMRLGGSVLVGFNEGRSHKLVDVRQCTILHPALFALVAPLRKLMGQLLGRRSLATIQLTLADQGADVLISGVEADGLEAHDALHEFAATNRIARLTLDEGHGPEDRWAPEPVTITLGGVPVPLPHASFLQATKEGEDALVQSVQQILEGASDVADLFAGLGTFALALAPGSHVLAVEAARDPILALRRAANLRQLPLICDHRDLYRRPLTVQDLKPFAGVVIDPPRAGAEEQAKTLAQSDVSVIAYVSCNPQSFARDMQILGSGGYHLQWVRPVGQFRWSTHTELVARISR, from the coding sequence ATGACGGTTGATCCCAGCCTGATCCTGCGCCTCGCGGGCCGCGGGGATGGCGTAACGGCTGATGGGCGTCACGTGCCGCTCGCCGCTCCGGGGGACAGTATAGGCGCTGATGGCACCATCTTCGCCGGCCCCCACCATCAGACGCCTCCCTGTCGCCACTATCCCCGCTGCGGCGGGTGCCAATTACAGCATGTCGATGACGACAGCTATGCCAAGTTCCTGCGGGACCGCGTCGCTGCTGCTCTGACCGCTCAAAAGCTGCCTGTGCCCGACATTCTCGAACCGCATCTCTCTCCGCCAAACAGTCGCCGCCGAGCAACCTTGAAGGCCATGCGGCTCGGCGGGTCGGTTCTGGTCGGGTTCAACGAAGGGCGCAGCCACAAGCTTGTGGACGTCCGTCAATGTACGATTCTCCACCCGGCGCTGTTTGCCCTGGTCGCTCCGCTCCGCAAACTGATGGGCCAGTTGCTTGGCCGCCGCAGCCTCGCAACCATTCAGCTGACATTGGCCGATCAAGGTGCCGATGTCCTGATCAGTGGCGTTGAGGCTGACGGGCTGGAAGCCCATGATGCCCTGCATGAGTTTGCAGCGACGAACAGGATAGCCCGCCTTACGCTTGACGAAGGCCATGGTCCGGAAGACCGCTGGGCACCGGAGCCTGTGACAATCACATTGGGGGGAGTGCCGGTGCCTTTGCCGCACGCCTCCTTTTTACAGGCAACAAAGGAGGGCGAGGACGCACTGGTGCAGTCTGTCCAGCAGATATTGGAGGGTGCCTCCGATGTGGCTGACCTGTTCGCAGGACTGGGGACATTTGCCCTCGCACTCGCACCGGGCAGTCATGTTCTGGCGGTAGAGGCTGCTCGCGACCCCATTCTCGCCTTGCGCCGCGCTGCCAATCTCAGGCAACTGCCATTGATCTGTGACCACCGCGACCTCTATCGCAGACCGCTGACGGTCCAGGATCTCAAACCCTTTGCCGGGGTGGTCATAGACCCGCCCCGGGCCGGCGCGGAAGAACAGGCCAAGACCCTGGCTCAGTCAGATGTGTCTGTGATCGCTTATGTGAGCTGCAACCCGCAAAGCTTCGCCCGAGACATGCAGATACTCGGCTCTGGCGGTTATCATCTGCAATGGGTCAGGCCGGTTGGCCAGTTCCGCTGGTCCACCCATACGGAACTGGTTGCCCGGATCAGTCGGTGA
- a CDS encoding MAPEG family protein, translated as MTDHIPAILGPVVALAGWTMIMWLWMYATRIPAIGKLPKSGEPNADQGWTGAMLEGLLPREIQWKAHNYNHLHEAPTVFYAVALTLAMIGEGDNLNATIAWVYVGLRIVHSVYQATINKVPVRFGLFALSSIALMMLIIHAAMSVFGR; from the coding sequence ATGACTGACCATATTCCTGCCATTCTTGGCCCCGTCGTCGCCCTTGCGGGCTGGACCATGATCATGTGGCTTTGGATGTACGCAACCCGTATTCCGGCGATCGGCAAGCTGCCGAAATCAGGCGAGCCCAATGCCGATCAAGGATGGACCGGCGCCATGCTGGAGGGTCTGTTGCCCCGCGAGATCCAGTGGAAGGCGCATAATTACAACCATCTGCATGAGGCACCGACAGTGTTCTACGCGGTGGCGCTGACGCTGGCGATGATCGGTGAGGGCGACAATCTCAACGCGACTATTGCCTGGGTCTATGTCGGCTTGCGGATCGTCCATTCGGTCTATCAGGCAACGATCAACAAGGTGCCGGTACGCTTTGGCCTGTTCGCCCTGTCGAGCATCGCGCTCATGATGCTGATCATTCATGCTGCGATGAGCGTGTTCGGCCGCTGA
- a CDS encoding MAPEG family protein: MDMSKAMLAPAAVLVLWTLIMVGWTAVSRFSAFSQAGVSLKGAAPGGRGQDLEGVLPPQTNWKSHNYSHLVEQPTIFYPAVIILAVAGGESQINLTLAWAYVGLRILHSLWQALINTIPVRFTLFALSTACLIGLSINAVVLTLT, translated from the coding sequence ATGGATATGAGCAAAGCCATGTTGGCGCCTGCCGCAGTTCTTGTGCTGTGGACATTGATCATGGTCGGGTGGACGGCCGTTTCACGTTTCAGCGCCTTTTCCCAAGCAGGCGTCAGTTTGAAGGGTGCAGCGCCGGGCGGTCGCGGGCAGGATCTTGAGGGGGTTCTGCCTCCGCAAACCAACTGGAAATCCCACAATTACAGCCATCTCGTCGAACAGCCGACAATCTTTTATCCCGCGGTGATCATCCTTGCCGTGGCCGGTGGAGAAAGCCAGATCAACCTCACCCTTGCCTGGGCCTATGTTGGTCTGCGTATTCTTCATTCCTTGTGGCAGGCGCTCATCAATACCATCCCGGTGCGTTTCACCCTGTTTGCCCTGTCCACGGCCTGTCTGATCGGATTGTCGATCAACGCCGTTGTCCTGACCCTGACTTGA
- a CDS encoding type III PLP-dependent enzyme, with translation MHNHHSALGLVRDLKPVEPVTLVRPHAARRAARFFADHFPGKTLYAVKANPSPDLLRVLWDSGVTHYDVASIAEVRLVARTLPEATLCFMHPVKAEEAISEAYWTHGVRTFSLDTMDELEKIVRATEGAADLNLLVRLRVSSDHSKLSLAAKFGAEPEDVAELLMAARQAADALGICFHVGSQAMSPHAYAVALERVRAAIVAASVTVDIVDVGGGFPSWYPGMEPPPLKAYFDVISRGFESLPISYSAELWCEPGRALSAEYSSLIVRVEKRRGDELYINDGAYGALFDAAHVGWRFPVTLLREPNAEVSVTMEAFSFYGPTCDDLDHMTGPFMLPDDIQAGDYIEIGMLGAYGCAMRTKFNGFGAEHVAVVSDEPMESLYVGALADTERRSATITKLF, from the coding sequence TTGCACAATCACCATAGCGCACTGGGTCTAGTTCGCGACCTCAAGCCGGTGGAGCCGGTCACGCTGGTGCGTCCGCACGCAGCGCGCCGCGCCGCCCGCTTCTTCGCAGACCACTTTCCGGGAAAAACGCTGTATGCGGTAAAGGCGAATCCGTCGCCTGACCTGCTGCGCGTCCTTTGGGATAGCGGCGTGACGCATTATGACGTCGCGTCGATCGCTGAGGTTCGCCTCGTCGCCCGCACCCTGCCCGAAGCGACGCTCTGCTTCATGCATCCGGTCAAGGCCGAGGAAGCGATTTCCGAAGCCTATTGGACGCATGGTGTGCGCACCTTCTCGCTCGACACGATGGACGAGCTGGAAAAGATCGTCCGGGCCACCGAAGGCGCGGCCGACCTCAACTTGCTGGTTCGCCTTCGCGTTTCGTCCGACCATAGCAAGCTGAGCCTCGCCGCCAAGTTCGGCGCCGAGCCCGAGGATGTGGCCGAACTGCTGATGGCTGCGCGTCAGGCTGCTGATGCGCTGGGCATCTGCTTCCATGTCGGAAGCCAGGCGATGAGCCCGCATGCCTATGCGGTTGCGCTCGAGCGCGTTCGTGCAGCGATTGTTGCTGCGTCGGTGACGGTCGACATTGTCGATGTCGGCGGAGGCTTCCCGAGCTGGTATCCAGGCATGGAGCCGCCGCCGCTCAAGGCCTATTTCGACGTGATCAGCCGCGGCTTCGAAAGCCTGCCGATCAGCTATTCGGCTGAACTGTGGTGCGAGCCTGGCCGGGCGCTTTCGGCCGAGTACAGCTCGCTGATCGTCCGCGTTGAAAAGCGCCGTGGCGACGAACTCTACATCAACGACGGTGCCTATGGAGCTCTGTTCGATGCGGCGCATGTCGGCTGGCGGTTCCCGGTGACCCTGTTGCGCGAGCCGAATGCCGAAGTGTCGGTGACGATGGAAGCGTTCAGCTTTTACGGTCCGACCTGTGACGATCTCGATCACATGACCGGCCCGTTCATGCTGCCTGATGATATTCAGGCTGGCGATTACATCGAAATCGGGATGCTGGGTGCCTATGGCTGCGCCATGCGGACCAAGTTCAACGGCTTTGGCGCAGAGCATGTCGCCGTGGTTTCGGATGAGCCGATGGAGAGCCTGTATGTCGGAGCGCTGGCCGACACAGAACGGCGCAGTGCGACCATAACCAAACTGTTCTGA
- a CDS encoding carboxynorspermidine decarboxylase: protein METKAGDPGAFARFQLSRVPSPAFVVDAAKVRANLAVLADIKERSGARVLAALKAFSMFALGPTVAEALDGVCASGLYEARLGRRHYAVPGKHSEVATYCAAYKAEDLPEIAALSDHLIFNSPFQIARFRPLLDELRAKGETFDIGLRLNPQHSEGEVPKYDPAAPCSRLGFPVSQLQAEHLDGVDGIHMHTLCEQDFPPLGRTWEAVKPGLAPHFDQLKWINFGGGHHVTRADYQVDDLVAFLKGVIAETGCEVMIEPGEAIALDAGILVGEILDMFDNGMPIGITDISATCHMPDVIEAPYRPAMLGEEGEDSTVPATRLGGPSCLAGDVIGDYRLPGGASVGQRFAFLDQAHYSMVKTNTFNGVPLPSIWLWDSASDELRLVREFGYADFETRLG from the coding sequence ATGGAAACCAAAGCCGGCGATCCCGGGGCTTTTGCCCGATTTCAGCTGAGCCGTGTGCCCTCGCCCGCCTTTGTCGTCGATGCGGCAAAGGTACGCGCCAATTTGGCCGTGCTCGCCGACATCAAGGAGCGGTCGGGGGCACGGGTATTGGCGGCGCTCAAGGCGTTTTCCATGTTCGCGCTCGGCCCGACCGTGGCGGAGGCACTCGACGGCGTTTGCGCTTCCGGGCTTTATGAAGCCCGTCTTGGTCGGCGGCACTATGCCGTGCCGGGCAAGCACAGCGAAGTTGCCACCTATTGCGCCGCCTATAAGGCAGAAGACCTGCCAGAGATTGCCGCTCTTTCTGACCATCTCATCTTCAACTCGCCGTTCCAGATCGCGCGGTTCCGCCCACTGCTCGACGAATTGCGGGCCAAGGGTGAGACGTTCGATATTGGCCTGCGCCTCAACCCCCAGCACAGCGAAGGGGAAGTGCCGAAATATGACCCCGCCGCGCCCTGCAGCCGTCTCGGCTTTCCGGTCAGCCAGTTGCAGGCTGAGCACCTCGACGGCGTTGATGGCATTCACATGCACACTTTGTGCGAGCAGGACTTTCCGCCTCTTGGGCGGACATGGGAAGCGGTCAAACCCGGTCTCGCTCCGCATTTTGATCAGCTAAAGTGGATCAACTTTGGCGGCGGTCACCATGTCACTCGTGCCGATTATCAGGTTGATGATCTGGTTGCCTTCCTGAAAGGCGTGATTGCCGAGACCGGGTGCGAAGTTATGATCGAACCGGGTGAGGCGATTGCGCTTGATGCCGGCATCCTTGTCGGTGAAATCCTCGACATGTTCGACAATGGCATGCCAATCGGCATCACCGACATCAGCGCGACCTGCCATATGCCCGACGTCATCGAGGCGCCGTACCGACCCGCCATGCTGGGAGAGGAAGGCGAGGACAGCACCGTGCCTGCGACGCGGCTTGGTGGGCCGTCCTGTCTCGCAGGAGATGTGATCGGCGACTACCGCTTGCCGGGTGGCGCGTCGGTGGGACAGCGCTTCGCTTTCCTTGACCAGGCGCATTATTCGATGGTCAAGACCAACACGTTCAATGGGGTCCCTTTGCCGTCGATCTGGCTGTGGGACAGTGCCAGCGACGAGCTCAGGCTGGTTCGCGAATTCGGCTATGCGGATTTCGAGACCAGGTTGGGGTGA
- a CDS encoding saccharopine dehydrogenase family protein: protein MSKVLVIGAGGVGSVAVHKMAMNPDIFSDITLASRTKSKCDAIAESVKARTGVIIATDAIDADDVAATRALIKRVQPKLVVNLALPYQDLTIMEACLAAGADYMDTANYEPIDVAKFEYSWQWAYQDRFVEAGRMALLGSGFDPGVTSVFTTWLRKHHFDRIDTLDILDCNGGDHGQAFATNFNPEINIREVTAPARHWENGEWIETPAMSTKVAFDFEGVGPKNMYLMYHEELESLATHLPEIKRIRFWMTFGDEYIKHLTVLQNVGMTRIDPVIYNGVEIVPLQFLKAVLPEPASLGATTKGKTNIGVIATGLGKDGKEKTLYLYNICDHEDAYAETGNQAVSYTTGVPAMIGAAMMVTGTWAGAGVWNIEQLDPDPFMDMLMQHGLPWQLKELDGPVGF, encoded by the coding sequence ATGTCCAAGGTGTTGGTGATCGGCGCAGGCGGCGTCGGTTCGGTGGCCGTCCACAAGATGGCAATGAACCCCGATATTTTCAGCGACATCACGCTCGCCAGTCGGACCAAGTCCAAGTGCGATGCCATCGCGGAATCGGTGAAGGCGCGTACTGGCGTGATCATCGCCACCGATGCAATCGATGCCGATGATGTCGCCGCAACCAGGGCGCTGATCAAGCGGGTGCAGCCCAAACTCGTCGTCAACCTTGCCCTGCCCTATCAGGACCTGACGATCATGGAGGCATGCCTCGCCGCCGGAGCCGACTATATGGACACGGCCAATTATGAGCCGATTGACGTCGCCAAGTTCGAATATAGCTGGCAGTGGGCCTATCAGGACCGCTTCGTTGAAGCCGGCCGCATGGCGCTGCTCGGTTCGGGGTTCGACCCAGGCGTCACCAGCGTCTTCACCACCTGGCTGCGCAAACATCATTTCGACCGCATCGATACGCTCGACATTCTCGATTGCAATGGCGGCGATCATGGTCAGGCTTTTGCAACCAACTTCAACCCTGAAATCAACATCCGTGAAGTGACCGCCCCGGCGCGCCACTGGGAGAATGGCGAGTGGATCGAGACCCCTGCCATGTCGACCAAGGTCGCCTTCGACTTTGAGGGCGTCGGCCCCAAGAACATGTACCTCATGTATCATGAGGAGCTCGAAAGCCTCGCCACGCACTTGCCGGAGATCAAGCGCATCCGCTTCTGGATGACGTTCGGCGACGAATATATCAAGCACCTCACTGTGCTGCAGAATGTCGGAATGACGCGGATCGACCCGGTGATCTACAATGGCGTTGAGATCGTCCCCCTGCAGTTCCTCAAGGCCGTGCTGCCCGAACCCGCCAGCCTTGGCGCGACAACCAAGGGCAAGACCAACATCGGTGTCATCGCCACCGGCCTTGGCAAGGACGGCAAGGAAAAGACACTCTACCTCTACAACATCTGCGATCATGAGGACGCCTATGCCGAAACCGGCAATCAGGCGGTTAGCTACACCACCGGCGTGCCCGCGATGATCGGCGCGGCGATGATGGTGACCGGCACTTGGGCCGGCGCGGGCGTATGGAACATCGAACAGCTCGACCCCGATCCCTTTATGGACATGCTGATGCAGCATGGCCTGCCATGGCAGTTGAAGGAACTTGATGGGCCGGTAGGGTTCTGA
- a CDS encoding threonine ammonia-lyase, which produces MTEQRPDPLTDPERSPSREGVLRAAAKVAAILPPTPLLPLDLDGVTIWCKAEMLQPIGAFKIRGAWHRLSDLDEAQRRTGVVGVSSGNHAQGVAWAARRLGIPATIVMPNDAPRAKLAATRALGAEVLLYDRPGGEDRDAIAHKLMRSTGRTLVHPFGDVWVIEGQGSLGIEANAQLKTMVGTTFDTVVACCGGGGLTAGLALALPDTRLFAVEPEGWDDVGRSLATGSIQHVADPTPTACDALQTPSTYPINFAVLQRRNVTALTVSEAQIRKAMRLVFDRLHLVVEPGGAAALAAVLAGKVEVGKHTLVTLSGGNVDANHFAAMLKGSE; this is translated from the coding sequence ATGACAGAGCAAAGACCCGATCCACTCACCGATCCCGAGCGCTCACCGAGCCGCGAGGGTGTCTTGCGCGCAGCGGCCAAGGTTGCCGCCATCCTGCCGCCGACACCACTCTTGCCTCTCGATCTCGATGGCGTCACCATCTGGTGCAAGGCAGAGATGCTGCAACCCATCGGCGCCTTCAAGATCAGGGGTGCCTGGCACCGTTTGAGTGATCTTGATGAGGCGCAGCGCCGCACCGGGGTAGTCGGCGTGTCGAGCGGCAACCATGCCCAAGGGGTCGCTTGGGCGGCGCGGCGGTTGGGTATCCCGGCAACGATTGTGATGCCGAACGATGCTCCTCGGGCCAAATTGGCTGCGACGAGGGCATTGGGCGCCGAGGTTCTGCTTTACGACCGCCCCGGGGGCGAAGACCGCGATGCGATTGCACACAAGCTGATGCGCTCGACCGGTCGGACCTTGGTTCACCCCTTTGGAGATGTGTGGGTGATAGAAGGGCAGGGCTCACTCGGCATTGAGGCGAATGCACAGCTCAAGACTATGGTCGGCACTACATTTGACACGGTCGTGGCCTGTTGCGGCGGTGGCGGTCTGACTGCCGGCCTTGCGCTGGCATTACCTGATACTCGGCTGTTTGCGGTTGAACCGGAGGGTTGGGATGACGTGGGTCGTTCGCTGGCTACCGGTTCCATTCAGCATGTCGCTGATCCGACCCCTACAGCATGCGACGCCCTACAAACGCCATCAACCTACCCTATCAATTTCGCCGTTCTGCAAAGGCGCAACGTAACCGCGCTGACGGTTAGCGAGGCTCAAATCCGTAAGGCAATGCGCTTGGTGTTTGATCGGCTGCATTTAGTCGTCGAACCGGGCGGAGCGGCGGCGCTGGCTGCGGTCCTCGCAGGCAAGGTGGAGGTCGGCAAACA